The following is a genomic window from Nitrospira sp..
CGCAATCCCGATCAGCAGAATCCCCCCACCAAGCAACAGACCGGTCTCAAGACGAAACCAACTATAAAACGCATCGAGCCCCTTATTGTTTTTATCGAAGCGGCGGCTCCAGGAATAGGTCTTGGCGTGCAACCCTAAACTCAGGACTTGAAATCCCGCCACACTGAAGATCGTGCCAAAAATTCCCGTCGCGGTTCCAAGAGGCTTCCCGTTGAATTGAATGAGACCGGTCAGCGATATGAGATGCGCCGCCACTCCCAGCGCCAGTGAAAGGAAGCCCGGAAAAAAGAACACCTTATTGGGGCAATAGACCAGCATCATGCGCAAGCTTCGCCAGCCATCGTGGAACGTGCGCAGCTTCGACTCCCCTTTCCGCTCGGCCAGCTGGATGGGCAATTCCGCCGTCTGTAATCCCGCCAAACCCGCGTTGATGGCCAGTTCAAGGTTAAACTCCATGCCGGGGCTGACCGGTTGAATGAGATCGTACGCGCGCCGGCTAAACGCGCGATAGCCGCAATACACATCGGTATAGGCGGTCTTGAACAATCCGTTCAGGATCTTCGTCAGGAGCGGGTTTCCGAACGTGCGATGGAGAAAAGGAATGGTCGCCTGCCCGCCTTCCAAATACCGGCTCCCGGTCACAAAATCGTGGCCTTCGTGCAGCTTGCCGAGAAAAGCAGGGATCATCGTAAAGTCATAGGTATCGTCGGCATCGCCCATGACGAGGTACGTGCCCTTCGCGTGCGCAAACCCTTTCAAGTAGGCATTGCCATATCCGCGTTCCGGCTGATGCACGACCCGGGCGCCCATCGCTTCCGCAATCGCGACAGATCGGTCCGTCGATCCATTGTCGCAAACAACAATTTCTCCGTCGAGCTGCGCCTTCGCGAACGTGTCCCTGATTTTCTGCAAGCAAGCGCCGATGGCGGCCTCTTCATTGAGGCAGGGGAGCACAACAGACACCAACGGCCCCCTTGCGGGCACACATTCGTCGCTCATGGCTGAACCATCCTTCGAAATTGCTGGGCTTCATCGGAAGCTCGGGTGACAAGAAAGAGCATCCGGTTCTCCTGCCGGCGCAACAACTCCAAGCGCCATTCTCCCGCCATCAAGTCGGAAAGAAGCCAGTTGAAATCCGGAACGGAGAGGCCGTTGGATAGCGGCCCGCCGAGAAACCCACCATGCACATAGAGAAAAAAACGGTCGCGAGATTGCTGGAACGCTCGAGAGTCTTTCACATTCATGCGAAACCAGGGATTGAGGTCTATCATGCCTCGGTCCATCGTGTCGTGCCCCATATGCCTCAAAGAGGCGTCTGGATCTGCCAAATACACAAGCCGCGACGACAAACCGCCCGGTGCATAGTGGGCCAGCATCATGAAGTTGTGGGGATCGGAGATCACGATGGGAAGCTCGTCCGTTGCACTGGCGGTCAAAAACTCGGCCACGGGATCCACGGCTGACGCCGCCGTGTACGGCACGGCCCGCACCGTTAACATCGCAAACCCCACGACCGTGAGAATCCCCCCCACAACTCCCAACAACG
Proteins encoded in this region:
- a CDS encoding Glycotrans2-like domain-containing protein (MaGe:77309304), yielding MSDECVPARGPLVSVVLPCLNEEAAIGACLQKIRDTFAKAQLDGEIVVCDNGSTDRSVAIAEAMGARVVHQPERGYGNAYLKGFAHAKGTYLVMGDADDTYDFTMIPAFLGKLHEGHDFVTGSRYLEGGQATIPFLHRTFGNPLLTKILNGLFKTAYTDVYCGYRAFSRRAYDLIQPVSPGMEFNLELAINAGLAGLQTAELPIQLAERKGESKLRTFHDGWRSLRMMLVYCPNKVFFFPGFLSLALGVAAHLISLTGLIQFNGKPLGTATGIFGTIFSVAGFQVLSLGLHAKTYSWSRRFDKNNKGLDAFYSWFRLETGLLLGGGILLIGIALLGFLVWEWAQSGFLPLSRPEWASLGATLVIIGGGTVFSSLFISAMSMKKV